From Vibrio tritonius, the proteins below share one genomic window:
- a CDS encoding ABC transporter ATP-binding protein, with amino-acid sequence MAEVKFKHLEKVYSNGFHAVHGIDLTINDGEFLVIVGPSGCAKSTTLRMLAGLESITGGEVTIGGKVVNNLAPKDRGIAMVFQNYALYPHMTVEENLAFGLKLQKLPKNEIHQRVHEAARILEIEDLLDRLPRQLSGGQAQRVAVGRAIVKKPDVFLFDEPLSNLDAKLRASMRVRISDLHKHLKSENRPATAVYVTHDQTEAMTMGDRICVMKLGEIMQVDTPENLYNAPVNMFVAGFIGAPEMNLVDVSLKEHEGKLVVNMDGQHLVIPEEKAALIRSHQANKTVLGIRPDNITLALTDEALAHEQIIVGDVIRMENMGHEVFVYFRIGNDEFTSRVPIDDVKAKLDMKLQKGVKFIFDMNKAHVFDKETEMNISLKK; translated from the coding sequence ATGGCTGAAGTAAAATTTAAACATCTGGAAAAAGTGTACTCAAACGGTTTCCATGCGGTACACGGGATTGATTTGACGATTAACGATGGCGAATTCCTGGTTATCGTAGGCCCATCTGGCTGCGCTAAATCAACTACTTTACGTATGTTAGCTGGCTTAGAGAGCATTACCGGTGGTGAAGTAACCATTGGTGGCAAAGTGGTGAACAACCTAGCGCCTAAAGATCGTGGTATTGCCATGGTTTTCCAAAACTATGCGCTATATCCCCACATGACAGTAGAAGAAAACTTAGCATTTGGTTTGAAGCTACAAAAATTGCCTAAAAATGAGATCCACCAGCGCGTACATGAAGCAGCAAGAATCTTGGAGATTGAAGATCTGCTCGATCGCTTGCCTCGTCAACTTTCTGGTGGTCAAGCGCAACGCGTCGCGGTTGGACGTGCCATCGTGAAAAAACCCGATGTGTTCCTGTTCGATGAACCGTTATCTAACTTGGACGCAAAATTGCGCGCTTCAATGCGAGTCCGTATCTCTGATTTGCACAAGCACCTTAAATCAGAAAACCGTCCAGCAACTGCCGTTTACGTGACCCACGACCAAACAGAAGCGATGACCATGGGCGACCGAATCTGTGTGATGAAGCTTGGCGAAATTATGCAGGTGGATACACCAGAAAACCTCTACAACGCCCCAGTCAATATGTTTGTTGCTGGTTTTATCGGTGCTCCAGAAATGAACCTAGTGGACGTATCGCTTAAAGAGCACGAAGGGAAATTAGTGGTCAATATGGATGGCCAACACTTGGTCATTCCGGAAGAAAAAGCAGCATTAATTCGTTCACATCAAGCGAACAAAACCGTGCTCGGCATTCGTCCAGACAATATCACTCTTGCTCTGACTGATGAAGCTCTGGCTCATGAACAGATCATAGTGGGCGATGTGATTCGCATGGAAAACATGGGCCACGAAGTATTCGTCTACTTCCGTATCGGGAATGACGAATTTACATCGCGTGTACCAATTGATGATGTAAAAGCCAAACTCGATATGAAATTACAAAAAGGGGTGAAATTCATTTTTGATATGAACAAAGCCCATGTCTTTGATAAAGAAACAGAAATGAACATCTCTCTGAAAAAATAA